The proteins below come from a single Mycobacterium parmense genomic window:
- a CDS encoding pseudouridine synthase, whose product MRTAPLPVRDGLGPARVRLRGGEVLAELTARFGASARAKVLAGEVVDADGTAVDPATVLPAGASVYLYRELPDEVPVPFDIPVLYRDDSIVVVDKPHFLATMPRGRHVAQTAVVRLRRELDLPELSPAHRLDRLTAGVLLLTTRREVRGAYQTMFARGAVHKTYLARADVDPALELPRVVANQIVKRRGVLQAVCEPGPPNAETLVELLPDGVYRLTPRTGRTHQLRVHMASLGVPIWGDPLYPNIIDVPADDFSAPLRLLAQRIEFDDPLTGARREFVSRQAGP is encoded by the coding sequence TTGAGAACCGCGCCGCTGCCCGTGCGCGACGGGCTGGGCCCCGCCCGGGTGCGCCTGCGCGGCGGCGAGGTGCTCGCCGAGCTGACCGCACGCTTCGGCGCTTCGGCCCGCGCCAAGGTCCTGGCCGGGGAGGTCGTCGACGCCGACGGCACGGCGGTCGACCCGGCCACGGTGCTGCCCGCCGGGGCCAGCGTCTACCTGTATCGAGAACTGCCCGATGAGGTGCCGGTGCCCTTCGACATCCCGGTGCTCTACCGCGACGACAGCATCGTCGTGGTCGACAAGCCACACTTTCTGGCCACCATGCCGCGGGGGCGCCACGTCGCCCAGACCGCGGTGGTGCGGCTGCGCCGGGAGTTGGACCTGCCCGAGCTGAGCCCGGCGCATCGGCTCGACCGGCTGACGGCCGGGGTGCTGTTGCTCACCACGCGGCGCGAGGTGCGCGGCGCCTACCAGACGATGTTCGCCCGCGGGGCGGTGCACAAGACGTACCTGGCCCGGGCGGACGTCGACCCGGCGCTGGAGCTGCCGCGCGTCGTGGCAAACCAGATCGTCAAGCGCCGGGGCGTTCTGCAGGCGGTGTGCGAACCGGGTCCGCCCAACGCCGAGACCCTGGTGGAGTTGTTGCCCGACGGCGTCTACCGGCTGACGCCGCGCACCGGGCGCACCCACCAGCTGCGGGTTCACATGGCGTCGCTGGGCGTGCCGATCTGGGGAGACCCGTTGTATCCCAACATCATTGATGTTCCGGCTGACGACTTCAGTGCGCCGTTGCGCCTGCTGGCGCAGCGCATCGAGTTCGACGACCCGCTGACCGGCGCGCGACGCGAGTTCGTCAGCCGCCAGGCGGGTCCCTGA
- a CDS encoding FMN-binding glutamate synthase family protein, whose amino-acid sequence MKRRFAAALLGGGLAGVTGWDLLQRRHTILRNYPVVGHLRFLLEAVGPELRQYIVTDNDAERPFSRDQRRWVYASSKMGNRYFGFGTDNDLERVHNYPIIKHAAFPLPAGGGEPGHPDPAVPLPSAKVLGGARGRARAFRPASLVNVSGMSFGALSAAAITALNKGAALAGALHTTGEGGVSPYHLNGGELVWQIGTGYFGCRNDDGTFSLPRLIDRVAATQSIRAIEIKLSQGAKPGLGGMLPGAKVTPEIAAIRGIPVGVDCKSPAGHTAFRDVDGLLELVETIAAETGLPVGIKSAVGEERFWIDLAARMARTGTGVDFVTIDGGEGGTGAAPLVFTDHVALPFKWAFSRVYRVFAEHGLHHEVVFVGSGKLGIPENALLALAAGCDMINAGRTAMFSIGCIQAQRCHTGRCPSGVATQSAWLQHGLDPAVKSVRCANYLATLRFELLSLARACGYAHPALVPPDAIELLDVDLKAVTVDRLFDYRPGWGLPGPADAKALSALMGGLPGL is encoded by the coding sequence GTGAAGCGACGATTCGCGGCCGCCCTGCTGGGTGGCGGCCTGGCCGGGGTGACGGGATGGGATCTGTTGCAGCGCCGGCACACCATCCTGCGCAACTATCCCGTGGTCGGCCACCTGCGGTTCCTGCTCGAGGCGGTGGGCCCGGAGCTGCGCCAGTACATCGTCACCGACAACGACGCGGAACGGCCCTTCAGCCGCGACCAGCGCCGGTGGGTGTACGCGTCGTCGAAGATGGGCAATCGATACTTCGGGTTCGGCACCGACAACGACCTGGAACGGGTCCATAACTACCCGATCATCAAGCACGCGGCGTTCCCGCTGCCGGCCGGCGGCGGCGAGCCCGGGCATCCCGACCCCGCCGTGCCGCTGCCGTCGGCGAAGGTGCTCGGCGGCGCGCGGGGGCGGGCCAGAGCCTTCCGGCCGGCGTCGCTGGTCAACGTCTCGGGGATGAGCTTCGGTGCGCTGTCCGCCGCGGCGATCACCGCGCTCAACAAGGGGGCGGCCCTGGCCGGAGCCCTGCACACCACCGGCGAGGGCGGGGTGTCGCCGTACCACCTCAACGGGGGAGAACTGGTGTGGCAGATCGGCACCGGCTACTTCGGGTGCCGCAACGACGACGGCACCTTCAGCCTGCCCCGGCTGATCGACCGGGTTGCGGCCACGCAATCGATCCGGGCCATCGAGATCAAGCTCAGCCAGGGCGCCAAACCAGGACTGGGCGGCATGCTGCCGGGCGCCAAGGTCACCCCCGAGATCGCCGCCATCCGCGGCATCCCGGTAGGCGTGGACTGCAAGAGCCCCGCCGGCCACACGGCGTTCCGCGACGTCGACGGGCTGCTGGAGCTGGTGGAGACCATCGCCGCCGAGACCGGCCTGCCGGTGGGCATTAAGTCGGCGGTCGGCGAGGAGCGGTTCTGGATCGACCTGGCGGCGCGCATGGCCCGCACCGGCACCGGTGTCGACTTCGTCACCATCGACGGCGGCGAGGGCGGCACCGGCGCGGCCCCGCTCGTTTTCACCGACCATGTCGCCCTGCCCTTCAAGTGGGCGTTCTCCCGCGTCTACCGGGTTTTCGCCGAACACGGGCTGCATCACGAGGTGGTGTTCGTCGGTTCGGGCAAGCTCGGCATCCCGGAGAACGCCCTGCTGGCTCTGGCCGCGGGCTGCGACATGATCAACGCCGGCCGTACGGCGATGTTTTCGATCGGCTGCATCCAGGCCCAGCGCTGCCACACGGGTCGGTGCCCATCCGGCGTCGCGACCCAGTCGGCGTGGTTGCAGCACGGCCTGGACCCGGCGGTGAAATCGGTGCGCTGCGCCAACTATCTGGCCACCCTGCGCTTCGAGCTGTTGTCCCTGGCGCGCGCCTGTGGCTATGCGCATCCCGCGCTCGTGCCGCCGGACGCCATCGAGCTCCTGGACGTCGACCTCAAGGCGGTGACGGTGGACCGGTTGTTCGACTACCGGCCCGGCTGGGGTTTGCCCGGACCGGCCGACGCCAAAGCGTTGAGCGCCCTGATGGGCGGCCTACCCGGTCTGTGA
- a CDS encoding PPE family protein: MDSLALPPEVSSALIHTGPGAWPLIEASDAWEELGNGLEASAEGYAAVLSSLTDSWGGTSSDAMTGAVEPYLDWMAVTAQQCMQAASSAQAAAAAFDAARSAMVTPAQVADNRARLAQLLATNWFGNNLAAIAATEDEYAAMWANNTGAMHRYQAASAQAVTLPSFSPPPPIAKSSRLPNVAGVARAAAGPARTVRAAAATPAASPAAAAAPTAVTSAQSAIGDLLTSLLSTPFGFDPKAGWFGLAMAYGNQFIAGGIPINLLSYLAQLSASQSLQSVGADVGSGVSEGEAALGAEASGLGSLGGALGAGVAEVEPAAAMGAAVSVGKLMMPPSVVGLVPAAQVPVQLASSVTPLPVDDMGFPSIPMPPMRMPAAAAASKKARKLEGRDYEGIEYGLELKGTVMHRPPSAG; the protein is encoded by the coding sequence ATGGATTCCCTAGCGCTGCCGCCCGAGGTCAGCTCGGCGCTGATCCACACCGGCCCCGGAGCCTGGCCGTTGATCGAGGCGTCGGACGCCTGGGAGGAACTGGGCAACGGCTTGGAGGCCTCCGCAGAAGGCTACGCCGCGGTCCTGTCGTCGCTGACCGATTCCTGGGGTGGCACGTCGTCGGACGCGATGACCGGGGCCGTCGAGCCCTACCTCGACTGGATGGCCGTCACCGCGCAGCAGTGTATGCAGGCGGCTTCCTCGGCTCAGGCCGCCGCGGCGGCCTTCGACGCCGCCCGCTCGGCGATGGTCACGCCGGCCCAGGTCGCCGACAACAGGGCTAGGCTGGCGCAGTTGTTGGCCACCAACTGGTTCGGGAACAACCTCGCGGCGATCGCTGCGACCGAAGACGAGTACGCGGCGATGTGGGCGAACAACACCGGGGCGATGCACCGCTACCAGGCAGCGTCGGCACAGGCCGTCACGCTGCCGTCGTTCTCGCCGCCGCCCCCGATCGCGAAGTCGTCGCGGCTGCCGAACGTGGCCGGTGTAGCCCGGGCCGCCGCCGGGCCGGCCCGCACGGTACGGGCCGCGGCCGCGACCCCCGCCGCCAGTCCCGCGGCGGCCGCTGCTCCGACCGCCGTGACGTCGGCGCAGTCGGCGATCGGGGATCTGCTGACCTCGCTGCTGAGCACCCCTTTCGGCTTTGACCCCAAGGCCGGGTGGTTCGGACTGGCCATGGCGTACGGCAACCAGTTCATCGCGGGCGGGATCCCGATCAACCTGCTCAGTTACCTCGCGCAGTTGAGCGCGTCCCAGTCGCTGCAGTCGGTCGGCGCCGACGTCGGGTCTGGCGTCTCGGAGGGGGAGGCGGCGCTGGGCGCGGAGGCCTCGGGCCTGGGCTCACTCGGCGGTGCCCTGGGCGCCGGAGTGGCGGAAGTGGAGCCCGCCGCGGCGATGGGCGCGGCCGTGTCGGTGGGCAAGCTGATGATGCCGCCGTCGGTGGTGGGCCTGGTGCCCGCCGCGCAGGTTCCGGTCCAGCTCGCGTCGTCGGTGACCCCCCTTCCCGTGGACGACATGGGTTTTCCCTCCATCCCGATGCCGCCGATGCGAATGCCCGCGGCGGCGGCGGCCTCGAAGAAGGCACGCAAGCTCGAGGGGCGCGACTACGAGGGGATCGAGTACGGCCTGGAGCTCAAGGGGACGGTGATGCACCGCCCGCCGTCAGCGGGGTGA
- a CDS encoding PPE family protein produces the protein MDFSALPPEITSALIHSGPGAGSIMEASAAWERLGTELENSTAGYSAVLSSLAESWDGPSGAAAIQAARPYVAWMRNTAQQAQQMAYSTQAAAVAYTSAASTMVTPAQVSANRARLAQLLATNRFGNNLPAIAATEDQYQTMWANNSAAMNRYQTASSQATTTLSQFSSPASIVNPAGAAAQTTATSTSAAPGAATSAQTAIGDLLTSILSTPFGFDPNAGWFGLANTWANQFISSGFPINMLSYLAQANSAQALQSVGAEVGTGLTEGESAIGGAASGAASGLGAMGGGLGAGLGQVGTTGAIGVGVSLGKITAPPAVVGLLPAAQAPVQLASAASPLPPGDAGMPMLPPLMPPPISAGSGWRKRKQQKYEEQEYGARVKGSVMPRPPSAG, from the coding sequence ATGGACTTCTCAGCCCTGCCCCCAGAGATCACCTCGGCGCTCATCCACTCGGGGCCCGGAGCCGGCTCGATCATGGAGGCGTCCGCAGCGTGGGAGCGCCTGGGCACCGAGTTGGAGAACTCCACCGCCGGCTACTCTGCGGTGCTCTCGTCGCTGGCTGAGTCGTGGGACGGCCCGTCCGGGGCCGCCGCGATCCAGGCCGCGCGCCCGTACGTGGCCTGGATGCGCAACACCGCGCAGCAGGCCCAGCAGATGGCCTACTCCACTCAGGCCGCCGCGGTGGCCTACACCTCCGCCGCCTCGACGATGGTTACGCCGGCCCAGGTGAGTGCGAACCGCGCGCGGCTGGCGCAGTTGCTGGCGACCAACCGCTTCGGCAACAACCTGCCGGCGATAGCCGCGACCGAAGATCAGTACCAGACCATGTGGGCCAACAACTCGGCGGCGATGAACCGCTATCAGACGGCGTCGTCTCAGGCCACGACGACGCTCTCGCAGTTCTCGTCGCCGGCCTCGATCGTGAATCCCGCCGGGGCGGCGGCCCAGACCACCGCCACGTCCACGAGCGCCGCTCCCGGCGCGGCGACGTCAGCGCAGACGGCGATCGGCGATCTGCTGACCTCGATCCTGAGTACCCCATTCGGCTTCGACCCCAACGCCGGCTGGTTCGGGCTGGCCAATACGTGGGCCAACCAGTTCATCTCGTCGGGCTTCCCCATCAACATGCTCAGCTACCTGGCGCAGGCCAACTCCGCCCAGGCCCTGCAGTCGGTGGGCGCCGAGGTCGGCACCGGCCTCACCGAAGGCGAGTCCGCGATCGGCGGGGCGGCCTCGGGCGCGGCGTCGGGTCTGGGGGCCATGGGCGGTGGCCTCGGCGCCGGACTCGGACAAGTGGGTACCACCGGCGCGATCGGCGTGGGGGTGTCGCTGGGCAAGATCACCGCGCCCCCCGCGGTGGTGGGGCTGCTGCCCGCCGCGCAAGCGCCGGTGCAGCTGGCGTCGGCGGCGTCGCCGCTGCCGCCGGGCGACGCCGGCATGCCCATGCTCCCGCCCCTGATGCCGCCGCCGATCTCGGCGGGCAGTGGCTGGCGCAAACGCAAGCAGCAGAAATACGAGGAGCAGGAGTACGGCGCGCGAGTCAAGGGATCGGTGATGCCCCGACCGCCATCTGCCGGATAA
- a CDS encoding ABC transporter permease has translation MTLVGTFPGRGVAMAARPPRNWAADVAVFVGAAVLLWLVVRVGRGTAVPWTVPSAPSSVSTDPGQLPYYAARSLLRMFAALGLSLIFTFFYATAAARSRRAEKVLIPLLDFLQSVPVLGFLAITITGFIALFPGSMLGLECASIFAIFTSQAWNMTFAFYQSLITQPHDLDEASRLLRLSRWQRFWRVDLPSGVIPLVWNGMMSFGGGWFFLTASEALSVNNHKFALPGIGAYVASASNEGNLTRVLLAIVTMIVVIIGVNALFWRPLTAWSERFRIEESQAIEAPRSVTLNILRRSRVPGIVGRPLGRLVYPIDRVTAVFGTTGPPLKTSPVRRRAGDAVFILSVTVALGYGAFRVIAYIAGSAGFSEVGHAALLGLATFARVVVVVVVSTLIWVPIGVWIGMNPKVTRLAQPVVQVLASFPANFLFPLFTAALLATGISINWGGILLMALGTQWYILFNVIAGASAIPTELRDAAASLRLPTMLRWRTLILPGIFGSYVTGGITAAGGAWNASIVAEVVQYHSTTLSAVGLGAYITHATAVGDAPRLLIGVIAMSFYVVTMNIVLWQRLYRLSERRFSLS, from the coding sequence ATGACCTTGGTTGGCACATTTCCCGGCCGCGGTGTGGCTATGGCGGCGCGGCCGCCGCGCAACTGGGCAGCGGATGTCGCCGTGTTCGTCGGCGCCGCGGTTTTGTTGTGGTTGGTGGTGCGTGTCGGCCGCGGGACGGCTGTGCCGTGGACGGTGCCGAGCGCGCCCTCGTCGGTGTCCACCGATCCCGGCCAATTGCCGTACTACGCCGCCCGATCGCTGCTACGTATGTTCGCCGCGCTGGGCTTGTCGTTGATCTTCACGTTCTTCTACGCTACTGCGGCGGCGCGCTCACGACGCGCTGAAAAAGTGCTCATCCCGCTGTTGGACTTTCTGCAATCCGTGCCAGTCCTGGGATTCCTCGCCATCACCATCACCGGGTTCATCGCGTTGTTTCCCGGTTCGATGTTGGGCCTGGAATGCGCGTCGATCTTCGCGATCTTCACCTCGCAGGCGTGGAACATGACATTCGCGTTCTACCAATCGCTGATCACCCAGCCTCACGATCTCGACGAGGCCTCCCGTCTGTTACGGCTCTCACGATGGCAGCGATTCTGGCGGGTCGACCTGCCCAGCGGGGTAATTCCGCTCGTCTGGAACGGCATGATGAGTTTCGGCGGGGGCTGGTTTTTCCTCACCGCGTCGGAAGCCTTGAGCGTCAACAACCACAAGTTCGCCCTGCCCGGGATCGGCGCCTACGTGGCGTCTGCCAGCAACGAGGGAAACCTGACCAGGGTGCTGCTGGCCATCGTGACCATGATCGTGGTGATCATCGGGGTCAACGCGCTGTTCTGGCGCCCGTTGACGGCGTGGTCCGAACGGTTCCGCATCGAGGAATCCCAGGCCATCGAAGCGCCGCGCAGTGTCACGCTGAACATCCTGCGGCGCTCTCGTGTTCCCGGCATCGTCGGCCGTCCGCTCGGGCGGCTGGTGTATCCGATCGACCGAGTGACCGCGGTGTTCGGGACCACCGGACCTCCGCTGAAAACATCACCCGTGCGCCGCCGCGCCGGCGACGCCGTATTCATTCTCAGCGTGACGGTCGCGCTCGGCTACGGCGCGTTCCGGGTGATCGCTTACATCGCCGGCAGCGCCGGCTTCAGCGAGGTCGGGCACGCGGCGCTGCTCGGCTTGGCCACCTTCGCCCGCGTCGTGGTGGTGGTCGTCGTCTCAACGTTGATCTGGGTGCCGATCGGAGTCTGGATTGGCATGAATCCCAAGGTGACTCGGCTGGCCCAGCCGGTGGTGCAGGTGCTGGCGTCATTTCCGGCAAACTTCTTGTTCCCGTTGTTCACTGCCGCGCTGCTTGCCACCGGGATCAGCATCAACTGGGGCGGTATTTTGCTCATGGCGCTCGGCACGCAGTGGTACATCCTGTTCAACGTGATCGCCGGGGCCAGTGCGATTCCCACCGAGCTTCGTGACGCCGCCGCCAGCCTGAGGCTGCCCACGATGCTGAGGTGGCGCACCCTGATACTGCCCGGAATCTTCGGTAGCTACGTCACCGGCGGCATCACCGCAGCCGGGGGGGCGTGGAACGCGTCCATCGTCGCTGAAGTCGTCCAGTACCACAGCACCACATTGTCGGCCGTCGGGCTGGGCGCCTACATCACGCATGCCACCGCGGTGGGTGACGCGCCGCGCCTGCTGATCGGCGTGATCGCGATGAGCTTCTATGTCGTGACGATGAACATCGTGCTTTGGCAGCGCCTCTACCGCCTGTCCGAGCGGCGTTTCTCCTTATCCTGA
- a CDS encoding cytochrome P450, which translates to MTWPPLHHKESPEFAADRGAFWRQLRELGPVVKLEAGKPELRGYYLTRRDDVRAALLDPETFVSPPKTFKIALSGVPLPQVPLSCGSRSEHARFGRVLHPLFSPKALAPFAPALRSRAALLFDTVAAKGRCDAVGVTDSFACQTLLTVCGIPAEDARAERLIRAAVVGDPNGAAELELVQWLNSELVTQTSNPARLPGVLWPLLEGVTADRDFPLSEVEAVSVLLLLFSVAGVEMVSAANCFTLLRLARDPQLRARLREDAAQIPAFVEEMLRLEAPGPAIPRVTSRAVEIGGVTVPARSVVWLALEAAGRENGGDEISTAGDGEIHRQRHWAFGSGIHRCLGMHLARLEMATFVAEWLGRIPDFELEPDFAPAIVHQPTGVTHLESLMLRW; encoded by the coding sequence ATGACTTGGCCTCCGCTGCACCACAAGGAGAGTCCGGAGTTCGCTGCGGACCGCGGCGCGTTCTGGCGCCAGTTGCGGGAACTGGGCCCGGTGGTGAAACTCGAGGCGGGTAAACCAGAGCTACGCGGCTATTACCTCACCAGACGAGACGATGTGCGGGCGGCTTTGCTCGACCCGGAAACGTTTGTCTCGCCACCGAAAACCTTCAAGATCGCCTTGTCGGGCGTGCCGCTTCCTCAAGTTCCGCTTTCTTGTGGGAGCCGGTCCGAGCATGCCCGTTTCGGCCGTGTACTGCATCCTCTTTTCAGCCCTAAAGCATTGGCTCCCTTCGCTCCGGCGTTGCGGTCCCGGGCGGCGCTGCTGTTCGACACGGTCGCTGCGAAAGGGCGATGCGACGCCGTCGGGGTCACCGACAGCTTCGCCTGCCAAACGCTGCTCACCGTGTGCGGGATACCGGCTGAGGACGCCAGGGCTGAACGGCTGATCCGGGCGGCAGTGGTCGGTGACCCCAACGGAGCGGCCGAACTTGAGCTGGTCCAATGGCTGAATTCTGAACTGGTCACCCAGACGAGCAATCCCGCTCGATTGCCCGGCGTTCTCTGGCCGCTCCTGGAAGGAGTCACCGCCGATCGCGACTTTCCGCTCAGCGAGGTGGAAGCCGTGTCGGTCCTCCTTTTGCTGTTCTCCGTCGCCGGGGTTGAAATGGTTTCCGCCGCAAACTGTTTCACTCTACTGCGCCTTGCCCGCGACCCGCAGCTGCGGGCCCGCCTACGCGAGGATGCCGCGCAGATCCCGGCGTTCGTCGAGGAGATGCTACGGCTGGAAGCGCCGGGACCGGCCATCCCGCGCGTCACCTCTCGTGCGGTCGAGATCGGCGGCGTCACAGTCCCGGCGCGCAGTGTGGTCTGGCTGGCTTTGGAAGCCGCGGGCAGAGAGAACGGCGGCGACGAGATATCGACAGCCGGCGACGGAGAGATTCATCGGCAACGTCATTGGGCGTTCGGCAGTGGCATACACAGATGCCTCGGCATGCACTTGGCCCGCCTTGAAATGGCCACCTTCGTGGCCGAGTGGTTGGGCCGCATCCCAGACTTCGAGTTAGAACCAGACTTCGCGCCAGCCATCGTGCATCAACCGACGGGCGTGACCCACCTGGAAAGCCTGATGCTGCGCTGGTAG
- the phoU gene encoding phosphate signaling complex protein PhoU has protein sequence MRTVYHQQLDELTGQLGQMCGLAGVAMKRATQALLDADADAANRVIRDHARIVALRQQAEGKAFALLALQQPVAGELRAVFSAIQILADTERMGALAVHVAEIARREYPQQLLPAEVRECFAGMAKVAIMLGDSAKRVLISRDPQEAARLHEQDDAMDELYRRLFTELIDGEWKHSIPAAVETALLGRFYERFADHAVEVGRRVTFMVTGELPSEDEISAY, from the coding sequence ATGCGAACCGTCTACCACCAGCAGCTGGACGAGCTGACCGGCCAACTCGGGCAGATGTGCGGCCTGGCCGGCGTGGCGATGAAGCGCGCGACCCAGGCCCTGCTGGACGCCGACGCCGACGCCGCCAACCGCGTGATCCGCGACCACGCCCGGATCGTGGCGTTGCGTCAGCAGGCCGAGGGCAAAGCGTTCGCGCTGTTGGCCTTGCAACAGCCGGTGGCCGGCGAGCTGCGCGCCGTCTTCAGCGCCATCCAGATCCTCGCCGACACCGAAAGGATGGGCGCGCTGGCGGTGCACGTCGCCGAGATCGCGCGGCGAGAGTACCCGCAACAGCTCCTTCCGGCGGAAGTCCGCGAGTGCTTCGCCGGCATGGCCAAGGTGGCGATCATGTTGGGCGACAGCGCCAAACGGGTGCTGATCTCCCGCGATCCGCAGGAGGCCGCCCGGCTGCACGAACAGGACGACGCCATGGACGAGCTGTACCGGCGGTTGTTCACCGAGCTGATCGACGGCGAATGGAAGCACAGCATCCCCGCGGCCGTGGAGACCGCCCTGCTGGGCCGCTTCTACGAGCGCTTCGCCGACCACGCCGTGGAGGTCGGCCGCCGGGTGACCTTCATGGTCACCGGCGAGCTGCCCTCCGAGGACGAGATATCCGCCTACTGA
- a CDS encoding ABC transporter ATP-binding protein, translating to MTEDDVIIHLDHVGKTFAKPDGGTLVVLDDINLDIREGEVVALLGRSGCGKSTLLRIIAGLIAPTSGAALNHDAELDAANPGTAMVFQNFALMPWLTVQKNVELGLAARKIPPAERSRQATEAIDLIGLDGFESAYPKELSGGMRQRVGFARALVLQPDLLLMDEPFSALDVLTAENLRNELMSLWTGQEFPTKAICVVTHNIEEAIVLADRVVVLSSNPGHVLAEFPIHLERPRDRRSPSFEALVDKLYGLLTGTGSATTLVEPGATPTSHPLPRATVGGLAGLVEIVYGKGGHVSIPNVAADLGIAAADLLPLVDAAALLDFLRVSGTDLELTPIGKDFTTGDIQTSKQIFAQQVRTRAPLVRTICHALHDCPDGSLRAGFFLDILQQGFNPEDARRQLDIAIGWGRYAELFDYNTHTDQITADSNAILVTPAESSVAQ from the coding sequence ATGACTGAAGACGACGTGATCATCCACCTCGACCACGTCGGCAAGACCTTCGCAAAGCCCGATGGCGGCACGTTGGTGGTCCTCGACGACATCAACCTCGACATTCGCGAGGGAGAAGTCGTCGCGCTGCTCGGCCGCTCCGGATGCGGCAAGTCGACGCTGCTGCGCATTATCGCCGGACTGATCGCCCCCACCAGCGGCGCCGCGCTCAACCACGACGCCGAACTCGACGCTGCCAACCCCGGTACGGCGATGGTGTTCCAAAACTTCGCCCTGATGCCATGGCTAACCGTGCAAAAGAATGTGGAACTCGGACTGGCAGCACGCAAGATCCCGCCGGCTGAACGGAGTCGGCAAGCGACGGAGGCCATCGACCTGATCGGCCTCGACGGTTTCGAATCCGCCTATCCCAAGGAACTTTCCGGCGGCATGCGGCAACGCGTCGGATTCGCCCGGGCGCTGGTGCTGCAACCCGATCTGTTGCTGATGGACGAACCCTTCTCCGCGCTGGACGTCCTGACCGCCGAAAACCTGCGCAACGAGCTGATGAGCCTTTGGACCGGCCAGGAGTTCCCTACCAAGGCCATCTGCGTCGTCACCCACAACATCGAAGAAGCGATCGTGCTGGCCGACCGCGTCGTCGTGCTGAGCAGCAATCCCGGCCACGTCTTGGCCGAATTCCCCATCCACCTCGAACGTCCCCGCGATCGCCGTTCGCCATCCTTCGAAGCGCTCGTGGACAAGCTTTACGGACTGCTGACCGGCACCGGATCCGCCACCACACTCGTCGAACCCGGCGCCACACCCACCAGCCACCCCCTGCCCAGAGCGACCGTCGGCGGGCTGGCCGGGTTGGTCGAAATCGTCTATGGCAAAGGTGGGCACGTCAGCATCCCCAACGTCGCCGCCGACTTGGGTATCGCGGCCGCAGACCTGTTGCCACTCGTGGACGCCGCCGCGTTGCTCGACTTCCTGCGCGTCAGCGGAACCGACCTCGAGCTCACCCCCATCGGCAAGGATTTCACCACCGGTGATATCCAAACCAGCAAGCAGATCTTCGCCCAACAGGTGCGCACCCGCGCGCCCCTGGTGCGCACCATCTGCCACGCTCTACATGACTGCCCCGACGGCAGCCTGCGCGCCGGATTCTTCCTCGACATCCTCCAACAGGGATTCAATCCCGAGGACGCCCGGCGACAACTCGACATCGCCATCGGCTGGGGCCGCTACGCGGAGCTCTTCGACTACAACACACACACCGACCAAATCACCGCCGACTCCAACGCCATCCTCGTGACGCCGGCCGAGTCCAGCGTCGCTCAGTAG
- a CDS encoding DUF5994 family protein: MNNESRVQLKPYRSVSEHIDGAWWPRSYDLIGELPGLLASVAERLGRVVIVGYRRNGWQETPPLAEIGGHTVELLGFTSDESATVILIGEHGHHLTLEVVRPDTSEDAARDALKRAAVPADTEPAPAGRTTIARTVADVADKLARHEGLGDEERTAQIRQWAQEAHRQFADAPLQTFVPILVEHIVRNRMLETRPRQHRGPPAEESRTAEQSQTG, translated from the coding sequence GTGAACAACGAGAGCCGGGTGCAGCTCAAGCCTTATCGGTCTGTATCGGAGCACATCGACGGGGCGTGGTGGCCGCGGTCCTACGACCTGATCGGCGAGCTGCCCGGCCTACTCGCGTCGGTCGCCGAGCGGCTCGGGCGGGTGGTGATCGTGGGCTACCGCCGCAACGGCTGGCAGGAAACGCCGCCCCTTGCCGAGATCGGCGGCCACACGGTGGAACTGCTCGGGTTCACCAGCGACGAATCGGCCACCGTCATCCTGATCGGCGAGCACGGCCACCACCTCACGCTGGAGGTCGTCCGCCCGGACACCAGCGAGGACGCCGCGCGCGATGCGCTGAAACGGGCGGCGGTGCCCGCCGACACCGAGCCCGCACCCGCCGGTCGGACGACGATCGCGCGAACCGTGGCCGACGTGGCGGACAAGCTGGCCCGCCACGAGGGCCTCGGCGACGAGGAGCGGACCGCTCAGATCAGACAATGGGCGCAGGAGGCCCATCGACAGTTCGCCGATGCGCCCCTGCAGACCTTCGTGCCGATCCTGGTCGAACACATCGTGCGCAACCGCATGCTGGAAACCCGCCCGCGTCAGCATCGCGGTCCGCCGGCCGAAGAATCACGGACCGCAGAACAATCACAGACCGGGTAG